A single Leptolyngbya sp. FACHB-261 DNA region contains:
- a CDS encoding SPFH domain-containing protein produces the protein MEAVLVLLGALGITLFGSVKVINQGDEALVATYGKYKRKLSPGLNFVIPIVDTIAYKDTIRERVLDIPPQQCITRDNVSITADAVVYWRIVDMEKAFYRVENLRQAMTNLVLTQIRAELGQLELDETFTARTQINEVLLHELDEATDPWGVKVTRVELRDIVPARAVQEAMEMQMTAERRKRASILTSEGEREAAINKARGQADAQLLGAEASQKAAILEAEGQQKARILRAQAERQEKILRSQGTAEAIQVLMRSLKSDPEAQEALKFLLAQSYIDMGATIGTSGSSKVMFMDPRSIPSTLEGMKAMIGEVPRTSSEEISSSSNTGSWSS, from the coding sequence ATGGAAGCAGTGCTGGTTTTATTAGGTGCACTTGGCATCACGCTTTTTGGTTCCGTCAAAGTTATTAATCAAGGTGATGAGGCGCTAGTTGCAACTTATGGCAAATACAAACGCAAGCTCTCGCCGGGCCTGAATTTTGTTATTCCAATTGTCGATACAATCGCCTACAAAGATACAATTCGGGAGCGTGTTCTCGACATTCCACCTCAACAGTGTATTACCCGAGACAATGTTTCAATCACCGCTGATGCTGTGGTTTATTGGCGGATTGTGGACATGGAAAAAGCCTTTTACCGAGTTGAAAATCTGCGTCAAGCCATGACCAATTTGGTGCTTACCCAAATTCGAGCTGAGCTGGGCCAATTGGAATTGGATGAAACTTTCACAGCTAGAACCCAGATCAACGAGGTGTTGCTGCACGAACTGGACGAGGCCACGGATCCCTGGGGTGTGAAAGTAACCCGAGTAGAACTGCGTGACATTGTGCCTGCCAGAGCTGTGCAGGAGGCAATGGAAATGCAAATGACTGCAGAGCGGCGTAAGCGGGCCTCCATTTTGACCTCAGAGGGCGAGCGAGAGGCCGCAATCAACAAGGCCAGAGGGCAGGCAGATGCTCAGCTATTGGGGGCAGAAGCGTCTCAGAAGGCTGCCATTCTGGAAGCAGAAGGCCAACAAAAAGCTCGTATTCTGAGAGCGCAGGCCGAGCGGCAAGAGAAAATTCTGCGCTCTCAAGGCACAGCAGAAGCGATTCAGGTACTAATGCGGAGCTTGAAATCAGACCCAGAAGCCCAAGAAGCTCTGAAATTCCTGTTAGCCCAGAGCTATATCGATATGGGCGCAACCATTGGCACCAGTGGCAGCAGCAAAGTGATGTTTATGGACCCACGCAGCATTCCCTCAACCTTAGAAGGAATGAAGGCGATGATTGGCGAGGTGCCCCGCACAAGCAGTGAAGAAATTAGCAGCTCATCCAATACAGGCAGTTGGTCAAGCTAG
- a CDS encoding NfeD family protein: MQAWLALGVVLLFVELAIPIPTAFIAFAAGLSALLVALLTLVMANVAVQVVVWLLLSVLFVWLSRLLIPKESALLKDATEAVTLTEIPAGRAGRVRYEGSSWSARCDDPGLAIAPDQKVYVIARRGTTLVVLPSQLVEL, encoded by the coding sequence ATGCAAGCCTGGTTAGCGCTTGGCGTTGTTCTTTTGTTTGTTGAGCTAGCGATTCCGATTCCCACTGCCTTTATTGCCTTTGCTGCAGGGCTCAGCGCTTTGCTTGTGGCACTGCTCACATTGGTAATGGCGAATGTTGCTGTTCAAGTTGTAGTCTGGCTATTACTTTCAGTTCTATTCGTTTGGTTGTCTCGGCTGCTAATTCCTAAAGAATCTGCGCTCCTGAAAGATGCAACTGAAGCAGTCACCCTGACTGAAATTCCAGCGGGTCGCGCCGGGCGGGTTCGCTACGAAGGAAGCTCTTGGAGTGCCCGCTGTGACGATCCTGGGTTAGCCATTGCCCCTGACCAAAAGGTTTATGTCATTGCCCGCAGGGGTACTACTTTAGTTGTTTTACCCAGCCAACTAGTCGAGTTGTGA
- a CDS encoding phosphatase PAP2 family protein → MTEVSDRLYWLAQALIAFIPYLIGGLVAGAVVLALSVLLARYWLWEWLLAFEKSLLLAINARSTAILDRWMFAVTLLGQREVAGPLLGLVGSLLIYYHQSASALVLGINLAGSWLLNWIFKGFFRRKRPELWASPKRPLDYSYPSGHSMSAISFYGLLAVYGTRFLNITPWLTFPLGAVLSIAVGFSRMYLGVHWPTDVLSGWAAGGIWLAACLYGLVEIGAF, encoded by the coding sequence ATGACAGAGGTTAGCGACCGCCTCTACTGGTTGGCCCAAGCTCTGATTGCCTTTATTCCCTACCTGATTGGTGGCCTCGTGGCCGGGGCTGTAGTTCTAGCCCTTAGCGTGCTGCTGGCTCGCTATTGGTTGTGGGAATGGTTGCTGGCCTTCGAAAAATCTTTGCTGCTAGCCATCAATGCTCGATCAACGGCTATCTTGGATCGATGGATGTTTGCAGTGACCCTACTAGGGCAACGGGAAGTTGCAGGCCCTCTGTTAGGACTGGTTGGCAGCCTCTTAATCTATTATCACCAATCGGCTTCCGCCCTAGTTTTAGGCATCAATTTGGCAGGTTCCTGGCTACTAAACTGGATTTTCAAAGGGTTTTTTCGGCGCAAACGACCGGAGTTATGGGCCTCTCCCAAACGCCCTCTTGATTACAGTTATCCCAGTGGTCACTCCATGAGTGCTATCTCCTTTTATGGGTTGCTGGCGGTTTATGGAACTCGCTTTTTAAACATTACGCCGTGGCTCACATTTCCGCTGGGGGCCGTTTTGAGCATTGCTGTAGGCTTTAGCCGGATGTATCTTGGTGTGCATTGGCCGACGGATGTGTTGAGCGGCTGGGCTGCAGGTGGTATTTGGTTGGCGGCTTGCCTTTACGGTTTGGTTGAAATTGGTGCTTTTTGA
- the rlmD gene encoding 23S rRNA (uracil(1939)-C(5))-methyltransferase RlmD yields the protein MQNSALPNLWQQGAVIPLTITDLSDNGDGVGRFEGRVVFVPDTVPGDELEVRLVRVKPGYAHAQLLLIMTPSPHRVRPSCMVADKCGGCQWQPVSYDYQLQAKQNQVVQALERIGGFDLSSAELSGCLSPILAAPEPLRYRNKVTYPLDERHGKVRAGYYRKGTHRLVNLNHCPVQDLRLDPLLAQVKQDIQQRGWTIYNEKTHRGLVRHLSLRVGRRTGEMLLTLVVRNWDLEGLEDQAHLWLRRYPGLVGVTLNRNPERTNAIFGSETRTIAGRDYLEESFADLRFQIRPDTFFQVYTEQAEALMRVIQDHLKLEGNETLVDAYCGIGTMTLPLARQVRQAIGIEVQPEAVAQAQTNAKLNNITNVSFQTGTVESLLPQLGFVPDVVLIDPPRKGCDASVLAQLRLSPAKHLVYVSCNPATLARDLQQLCRTDEELNGGHYKLRKVQPADFFPQTAHVESVAFLERAV from the coding sequence ATGCAGAACTCTGCGCTCCCAAACCTTTGGCAGCAGGGAGCCGTTATCCCTCTGACGATTACAGACCTTTCAGATAACGGGGATGGCGTCGGGCGCTTCGAGGGACGCGTGGTCTTCGTGCCCGATACAGTGCCAGGGGATGAATTGGAAGTGCGCCTGGTCCGAGTCAAGCCAGGTTATGCCCATGCCCAGCTCCTGCTGATCATGACGCCATCGCCGCATCGAGTACGGCCCAGTTGCATGGTGGCCGACAAGTGTGGGGGCTGTCAGTGGCAGCCAGTGAGCTATGACTATCAGCTTCAGGCCAAGCAAAATCAAGTCGTGCAGGCTTTAGAGCGCATCGGTGGCTTTGACTTGAGCAGCGCTGAGCTGAGTGGCTGCTTGTCGCCAATTCTGGCTGCGCCTGAGCCCTTACGCTACCGCAACAAAGTAACCTACCCGCTCGACGAGCGCCACGGCAAAGTGCGGGCGGGCTACTACCGTAAGGGCACTCATCGCTTGGTGAACCTCAATCATTGCCCGGTGCAGGACCTACGGCTGGATCCCTTGCTGGCTCAAGTCAAGCAGGATATTCAGCAACGGGGCTGGACGATCTACAACGAGAAGACGCATCGCGGTTTGGTTCGCCACTTGAGCCTACGCGTCGGCCGTAGAACAGGCGAAATGCTCTTGACTCTGGTCGTGCGTAACTGGGATCTGGAGGGGTTGGAGGATCAGGCGCATCTGTGGCTACGCCGCTATCCCGGCTTGGTAGGTGTGACGCTCAACCGCAACCCGGAGCGGACCAACGCTATTTTCGGTAGCGAGACCCGGACTATAGCGGGACGGGATTACTTGGAGGAGAGCTTTGCAGACCTGCGCTTCCAGATCCGACCTGACACATTTTTCCAGGTCTACACGGAGCAGGCAGAAGCGTTAATGCGGGTGATCCAAGACCACCTCAAGCTTGAGGGGAATGAGACCTTAGTGGATGCCTATTGCGGCATCGGCACTATGACCCTGCCTCTAGCACGGCAGGTCCGTCAGGCTATTGGCATTGAAGTACAACCTGAGGCGGTTGCTCAGGCTCAAACCAACGCCAAGCTAAATAACATCACTAACGTCAGTTTCCAGACCGGCACTGTAGAATCGCTGCTACCCCAGCTTGGCTTTGTCCCTGATGTGGTCTTGATCGACCCACCACGCAAAGGCTGCGATGCCTCAGTGCTAGCTCAACTGCGTTTATCACCAGCGAAACACTTGGTTTATGTCAGTTGCAATCCCGCGACCTTAGCCCGTGATTTGCAACAGCTTTGCCGTACCGACGAGGAGCTGAATGGGGGACACTACAAGCTGCGCAAAGTTCAACCTGCAGATTTCTTTCCCCAAACAGCTCATGTGGAGTCTGTGGCCTTTCTGGAGCGAGCGGTTTAA
- a CDS encoding type I glyceraldehyde-3-phosphate dehydrogenase, whose translation MIKVAINGFGRIGRNFLRCWLGRTDSPLQVVAINDTSDARTNAHLLRYDSILGPFEADISADDNSITVNGNMIKTVSDRNPLNLPWKAWDIDLIIEATGVFTNREGATKHLEAGAKKVLITAPAKGDDGTFVMGVNDGDYDHAKHNIISNASCTTNCLAPVAKVIHENFKIVKGTMTTTHSYTGDQRLLDASHRDLRRARGAALSIVPTTTGAAKAVALVLPELKGKLDGFAMRVPTPNVSVVDLVVEVEKPTIAQQVNEVLKQAAEGSMKGILAYSELPLVSIDYRGTDESSIVDAALTLVMGGNMVKVIAWYDNEWGYSQRVVDLAELVGRSWVA comes from the coding sequence GTGATTAAGGTAGCAATCAACGGCTTCGGGCGCATTGGACGTAACTTCCTCAGGTGCTGGCTGGGCCGTACTGACAGCCCGCTTCAAGTTGTAGCAATCAACGACACCTCCGACGCACGGACCAATGCCCACCTGCTGAGGTACGACTCGATCCTGGGGCCGTTTGAAGCCGACATCAGTGCGGATGACAACTCGATCACGGTCAACGGCAACATGATCAAGACCGTTTCTGACCGCAATCCTTTGAACCTGCCCTGGAAGGCCTGGGACATCGACTTGATCATCGAGGCCACTGGTGTCTTCACTAACCGTGAGGGTGCGACTAAGCACCTAGAAGCGGGGGCCAAAAAGGTGCTGATTACAGCTCCAGCTAAAGGAGACGATGGCACTTTCGTCATGGGCGTCAATGACGGCGATTACGACCATGCCAAACACAACATCATCTCCAACGCTTCCTGCACTACCAATTGCCTAGCTCCCGTCGCCAAGGTAATCCACGAGAACTTCAAGATCGTCAAGGGCACAATGACGACGACCCACAGCTACACCGGCGACCAGCGGTTGCTAGATGCTAGCCACCGCGATCTGCGTCGGGCGAGAGGGGCAGCCCTAAGCATTGTGCCGACCACCACGGGGGCTGCTAAGGCTGTAGCTCTGGTGCTGCCAGAACTCAAGGGTAAGCTTGATGGCTTCGCCATGCGGGTACCTACCCCGAACGTATCCGTGGTTGATTTGGTGGTTGAAGTTGAGAAGCCGACGATTGCTCAACAGGTCAACGAAGTTCTCAAGCAGGCCGCTGAAGGCTCAATGAAGGGCATTTTGGCCTACAGCGAACTGCCGTTGGTCTCAATCGACTATCGCGGTACTGACGAGTCCTCAATCGTGGATGCTGCTTTGACCCTGGTCATGGGTGGCAACATGGTCAAAGTCATCGCCTGGTATGACAACGAATGGGGCTATTCCCAGCGGGTAGTTGACTTGGCCGAACTCGTAGGCCGTAGCTGGGTGGCTTAA
- a CDS encoding urease accessory protein UreD → MLKNLGRSELVACDRAGRTVVTHQYSQAPLQLSAPLYLEPHRPTLYLRNPNGGLLGGDVHQLSVVLEAGAQLELRTQSATRLHPGSSEQHQQIRLEDGASLTYCPHPLIPGQGAHYCQTTHIDLAPTACLFYSEVWASGRVAMGECWQFQGLESRLRIYRDGCPILWETQCLGPDLSLVQSLPSLGEAQAWGTLCCFGPWSKALPDLPKSSGLQTWSLDNDAGDRLVRCIGASAQQIWQLFQSLEIPVRSPSLSLRQKLI, encoded by the coding sequence GTGTTGAAGAACCTTGGCCGCTCTGAGCTCGTCGCCTGTGACCGCGCCGGTCGCACCGTTGTGACCCATCAATATTCACAAGCGCCGCTCCAGCTCAGTGCACCTCTGTACTTAGAACCGCACCGGCCTACGCTCTACCTACGTAATCCTAACGGTGGTTTGTTAGGCGGCGATGTCCATCAACTCTCCGTAGTTCTGGAAGCAGGGGCTCAGCTTGAGCTTCGCACCCAGTCAGCGACTCGTCTGCATCCCGGTAGCAGCGAACAGCACCAACAGATCCGGCTTGAAGATGGGGCCAGCCTGACCTATTGTCCTCACCCCTTAATTCCAGGCCAGGGAGCCCACTATTGTCAGACCACGCACATTGATCTCGCTCCGACTGCCTGCCTGTTTTACAGCGAAGTCTGGGCCAGTGGACGGGTGGCAATGGGCGAATGCTGGCAATTTCAAGGCTTAGAAAGCCGCTTGCGGATTTATCGCGATGGTTGCCCTATTTTGTGGGAAACTCAGTGCCTAGGGCCAGACCTAAGCCTTGTGCAAAGTCTGCCCTCGCTGGGAGAGGCCCAAGCTTGGGGTACCCTCTGCTGCTTTGGCCCCTGGAGCAAAGCGCTACCGGATCTGCCTAAGTCGTCTGGACTTCAGACTTGGAGCCTGGACAATGACGCAGGTGATCGCCTAGTTCGCTGCATAGGAGCCAGCGCCCAGCAGATCTGGCAGCTGTTTCAGAGCTTGGAGATCCCGGTGCGATCCCCGTCGCTTTCTCTTCGTCAAAAATTGATCTAA
- a CDS encoding DUF1565 domain-containing protein — protein sequence MHQVRDRRAIFCCWLSGSVSLGMLVSSLVVPVLAQTPTPNPSPIPGSTPSPTPSPSSTPGGTPTPSLTPVATPSPAATPSPTTAPTPSPTPSPTPGATSAPSPTLTPAPAVTPTPRPTPSPSPAPTLPGSSSTSPQSQTVIYVNPAAGADSPGAGSQNAPFRTISYALSQAQPGTTIQLAPGRYTTQSGEQFPLVLKPGISIQGDDASRGATVVINGGGQIISPTFARQSVTIQAANNTRISGVTLTNTDQRGTGLWIEDANATVSSSTFTGNGREGVFVAGRATPTLTLNIFQGNRGNGISIAGSSQPIVRDSLFQQTGFGINVGQTSAPQLVNNQVRLNEDGIVVQNTARPVLRRNIVADNRRDGLVLIADAQPDLGTAAEPGANVFANNAGLAIKNATRTITLTSYGNLIPANKTSGQVNIVSSLPPGQFSDVAASWAADYIQALAQSAIIGGFPDGSFRPDAPVTRAQFATILQKAFQPTAQRPGTTFSDVPANYWANAAIQGAYRSGFMSGYGGQFQPEQNIPRVQVLVALTSGLGLTPTNPDVLSRFQDAAEVPSYAVNGATAATERRLVVTYPDLNRLNPNRPATRADVAAFVYQALVSTGRLQPINSPYIATGFGSSTPVLGPVANRR from the coding sequence ATGCATCAAGTTCGGGATCGTCGAGCTATATTTTGCTGCTGGCTCAGTGGCTCTGTCAGTCTGGGCATGTTGGTTAGCAGCTTAGTTGTGCCAGTGCTGGCACAAACGCCAACCCCCAACCCAAGCCCAATTCCAGGCTCAACCCCCAGCCCAACTCCCAGCCCTAGTTCAACGCCAGGAGGTACGCCAACTCCCAGCCTGACTCCGGTGGCTACACCCAGTCCTGCAGCTACACCAAGCCCCACGACTGCACCAACTCCTAGCCCGACACCTAGCCCGACGCCAGGTGCGACGTCCGCTCCTAGCCCCACCCTGACCCCAGCACCAGCAGTTACTCCGACTCCTCGACCAACGCCGAGCCCTAGCCCAGCCCCAACCCTTCCAGGTTCCAGTTCGACCTCGCCTCAGTCGCAGACCGTTATCTATGTCAACCCTGCTGCGGGGGCCGACAGTCCTGGGGCGGGTAGCCAAAATGCGCCATTCCGCACGATTAGCTATGCTTTGTCCCAAGCTCAGCCTGGGACCACGATCCAGCTGGCTCCCGGTCGCTACACCACTCAGAGCGGTGAACAGTTTCCCCTGGTGCTGAAACCGGGCATTAGTATCCAGGGTGATGACGCAAGCCGAGGGGCCACCGTGGTCATCAATGGGGGTGGGCAAATTATCAGCCCTACCTTTGCGCGGCAGAGTGTCACGATTCAAGCGGCCAATAATACCCGCATTAGTGGAGTCACTCTGACTAACACTGACCAGCGCGGCACTGGCTTGTGGATCGAGGATGCCAACGCTACCGTTAGCTCCAGCACCTTCACCGGCAACGGGCGCGAAGGGGTGTTTGTGGCCGGTAGGGCAACGCCGACGCTGACGCTGAACATCTTCCAAGGCAATAGGGGCAACGGGATCTCGATTGCAGGCAGTTCTCAGCCAATCGTGCGCGATAGCCTGTTTCAACAAACCGGCTTTGGCATCAACGTCGGACAGACTTCTGCACCTCAGCTAGTTAACAATCAGGTGCGTCTTAACGAGGATGGCATTGTCGTGCAAAACACGGCTCGGCCCGTTCTGCGCCGTAACATCGTTGCCGACAACCGCCGTGATGGTCTGGTGTTGATTGCTGATGCGCAACCGGATCTGGGTACTGCGGCAGAACCAGGCGCCAATGTATTCGCCAACAATGCCGGACTGGCGATCAAAAACGCCACTCGCACCATAACCCTGACATCCTATGGCAACCTGATTCCAGCCAACAAAACCAGTGGGCAGGTCAATATCGTCTCTAGCTTGCCACCAGGGCAATTTAGTGATGTGGCAGCCAGTTGGGCGGCTGACTACATTCAGGCTCTGGCTCAGAGTGCCATCATTGGCGGCTTTCCGGATGGCAGCTTCCGGCCCGATGCCCCCGTTACCCGAGCGCAGTTTGCCACGATCTTACAAAAGGCCTTTCAGCCTACTGCACAACGCCCCGGCACCACCTTTAGTGATGTACCAGCCAACTACTGGGCTAATGCTGCTATTCAGGGAGCCTATCGCAGCGGTTTCATGTCTGGTTATGGCGGCCAGTTTCAACCAGAGCAAAACATCCCGCGTGTTCAGGTGCTCGTTGCTCTAACCAGTGGCTTGGGCTTAACGCCTACCAATCCTGATGTGCTCAGTCGTTTTCAGGATGCAGCAGAAGTTCCTAGTTATGCTGTTAATGGTGCTACTGCCGCTACTGAACGGCGTCTGGTCGTAACTTACCCTGATCTAAATCGGCTCAATCCGAATCGTCCTGCTACCCGTGCGGATGTTGCAGCCTTTGTATACCAGGCATTAGTTAGCACCGGACGGCTACAGCCAATTAACTCGCCCTACATTGCAACCGGCTTTGGGAGCAGTACCCCAGTTCTGGGACCTGTCGCCAACCGTCGTTGA
- the moaC gene encoding cyclic pyranopterin monophosphate synthase MoaC, whose amino-acid sequence MNSFPLTHLDSSGQAQMVDVSAKAQTLRQAVAAAQVRMQQSTFEAIENGNAPKGDVLGTAKLAGIMAAKQTANLIPLCHPLPLTKVRVELSPDPELPGYQIRAEVKTRAETGVEMEALTAASVAALTLYDMAKALEKSIQIEHIRLVSKSGGKSGDYLASEPVEDPAPMQNQEPPAPSAQ is encoded by the coding sequence ATGAACTCTTTTCCCCTCACGCATTTAGATAGCAGCGGTCAGGCCCAGATGGTCGATGTCTCAGCCAAGGCTCAGACCCTGCGTCAGGCGGTCGCCGCAGCCCAGGTGCGCATGCAGCAGAGCACCTTTGAGGCGATCGAGAACGGCAATGCTCCCAAAGGCGACGTTTTAGGGACAGCTAAGCTTGCAGGCATCATGGCAGCCAAGCAAACCGCTAACCTGATTCCCCTCTGTCATCCGCTGCCCCTGACCAAGGTGCGGGTTGAGCTGAGCCCAGACCCAGAGCTACCGGGTTACCAGATTCGAGCGGAGGTAAAGACCCGCGCTGAGACTGGGGTAGAGATGGAGGCCCTAACCGCCGCCTCAGTAGCGGCTCTCACGCTATACGACATGGCGAAAGCTCTAGAGAAATCGATCCAAATCGAGCACATTCGCTTGGTGAGCAAAAGCGGCGGCAAGTCAGGTGATTATTTGGCATCCGAGCCAGTAGAGGACCCGGCCCCGATGCAGAACCAGGAGCCACCTGCTCCATCAGCTCAATAG
- a CDS encoding ferritin-like domain-containing protein, producing MNLFTHVLHILGSGAVAFVSARSLRDPLTRPNTLAGLQLAESGSVPFLEALSARAAAEGDTWLAEKLAKHASDENRHGQIFAHALKQLNKQVIDFKSLAQAQEGKPKEAKPDDRRRSPFFEAYFEGYSQETFKPQNIDWTVFMASTYILELDASRDFVRMAHALPDDPVSVNIRKGMLSVAQDETGHAAYLREALERRLSPAAVTAVIDEWRTRKVNAMLAMVSNLLQKGGKMPELARDGVPIEMTAEPDAASTPVAA from the coding sequence ATGAACCTTTTTACCCACGTCCTGCATATCCTGGGCTCAGGTGCGGTTGCGTTTGTGTCTGCTCGCAGTCTGCGCGATCCGCTAACCCGACCCAATACCTTAGCAGGGCTGCAACTGGCAGAGTCTGGCTCTGTCCCCTTTCTAGAGGCGCTGAGTGCGCGAGCTGCTGCCGAGGGCGATACTTGGTTGGCCGAGAAGCTGGCAAAGCATGCTTCTGATGAGAACCGTCACGGTCAAATCTTTGCCCATGCCCTCAAGCAGCTCAACAAGCAGGTTATTGATTTCAAGAGCTTGGCCCAAGCTCAGGAAGGCAAGCCAAAGGAAGCCAAGCCGGATGATCGCAGGCGCAGTCCCTTCTTTGAGGCTTACTTTGAGGGTTACTCCCAAGAGACCTTCAAGCCGCAAAACATCGACTGGACAGTATTCATGGCTAGCACCTACATTCTGGAATTAGATGCTAGCCGTGACTTTGTGCGCATGGCCCACGCTCTGCCCGATGATCCGGTCAGCGTCAATATCCGCAAGGGCATGCTCAGCGTGGCTCAAGATGAGACTGGCCATGCCGCCTACCTGCGCGAAGCTCTAGAGCGACGCCTGTCTCCCGCTGCGGTTACAGCCGTGATCGACGAGTGGCGCACGCGCAAAGTCAACGCCATGCTAGCCATGGTCAGCAACCTGCTCCAGAAGGGTGGCAAGATGCCCGAACTCGCTCGCGATGGCGTTCCCATTGAGATGACCGCTGAGCCTGACGCGGCTTCAACCCCAGTCGCAGCCTAA
- a CDS encoding recombinase family protein, whose translation MPAIVVAYLYSEPGLEPAPELFSENRPSEKWPLKNWPLEDWSIDRVYQDLGGRQQLQALLTDAQAGQFSHLLLPRLADLGDTVEEVCQRLQQLEAQGICLIATHQSYRSDAGTSNVAAQLDLLREIEANQQQRRLRLGHARKRLQALPPPGKAPYGYRRGKEHYIIDRSAAVVVKDFFEQFLLYGSLRGAVRYLAKKHGKRISVATGRRWLTSAVYRGDLSHPAPTPAGKPQVLRDTHPALLSRQDAAQVDRLLRRNASLPRRTVSAPRSLAGLVSCAECAQPLTISRVTTHGKSREYLYLRNPKCSRAPKCPAIAYQQVLEQVIEAICTDLPRTVSGLDFSRLGQARAGMMAVIADKERILEQIPSLEATGVLDSETATLRTYNLRTELADLQTQMAQLPPISLSAIAQTASLPQFWQDLSETERRFFFREFIRQIGVRQSPDGVTVELKFVF comes from the coding sequence GTGCCTGCAATTGTTGTTGCCTATCTCTACAGTGAGCCTGGCTTGGAGCCAGCCCCCGAGCTGTTTTCTGAGAACCGGCCCTCCGAAAAATGGCCCCTTAAGAACTGGCCCCTTGAGGACTGGTCCATTGACCGGGTCTACCAGGATTTGGGAGGGCGACAACAATTGCAGGCACTTCTCACTGACGCCCAAGCGGGACAGTTTTCTCACTTGCTGCTGCCCCGATTGGCCGATTTGGGTGACACAGTCGAAGAGGTCTGCCAGCGGTTGCAACAGCTGGAGGCACAAGGCATTTGTCTAATCGCAACTCACCAGAGCTACCGTTCGGATGCAGGCACAAGCAACGTGGCGGCACAACTCGACTTGCTGCGAGAAATTGAAGCCAACCAGCAACAGCGCCGTTTGCGTTTAGGACATGCGCGGAAGCGGCTGCAAGCCCTGCCTCCGCCTGGAAAGGCCCCCTACGGCTACCGTCGCGGCAAAGAGCACTACATCATTGACCGCAGTGCCGCGGTAGTGGTGAAAGACTTTTTCGAGCAGTTTTTGCTCTACGGCTCTCTGCGTGGTGCTGTCCGCTATCTGGCCAAGAAGCATGGCAAACGTATTTCTGTAGCGACAGGACGGCGTTGGTTGACCAGTGCGGTTTATCGCGGCGACTTATCTCATCCAGCGCCAACCCCAGCAGGCAAGCCGCAGGTTCTACGGGATACCCACCCGGCCTTGCTATCGCGTCAAGACGCAGCTCAGGTTGACCGTTTGTTGCGGCGCAATGCCTCGTTACCTCGACGTACAGTGAGCGCGCCCCGGTCGTTAGCGGGGCTGGTGAGTTGTGCTGAATGTGCGCAACCATTAACCATTTCGCGGGTGACCACCCATGGCAAAAGCCGCGAGTATCTGTATTTGCGCAATCCCAAGTGTTCAAGAGCGCCTAAGTGTCCAGCGATAGCCTATCAGCAGGTGTTGGAACAAGTCATTGAGGCGATCTGCACCGATTTGCCGCGCACGGTTTCTGGACTGGATTTCTCACGACTGGGACAGGCGAGAGCCGGCATGATGGCGGTGATCGCGGATAAGGAGCGCATTCTGGAGCAGATTCCTAGCCTTGAGGCAACTGGGGTGCTGGATTCTGAAACCGCAACTTTACGCACCTACAACCTGCGCACAGAACTGGCAGACCTGCAAACTCAAATGGCACAACTGCCACCGATTAGTTTGAGTGCGATTGCGCAAACAGCTTCCTTGCCCCAGTTCTGGCAAGATTTATCAGAGACAGAACGACGGTTCTTCTTTCGGGAATTTATTCGTCAAATTGGCGTCCGGCAGTCTCCTGATGGTGTGACTGTAGAGCTGAAATTTGTCTTCTGA
- a CDS encoding YdcF family protein — translation MFQYLSKLLPPFFYPLGLSCLLLLIGVFTFWRRDWGRRLSFACVLTALLLLLLSSNKALSDSAVRSLEWRYRADQTTLPKADAIVVLGGGIQAQLPPRTWPEVAEEGDRVIYGARLYRAGLAPWLVMSGGRVDWLGVGGPPESGDMAALAEAMGVPRRAILEEPSSFNTYENARNVKAILQERGLRRVLLVTSALHMPRSLAIFAKQGIEAIPATTDYLAVESQARKNAWEAGIDWLPNADALRNTSRALREYVGLGVYKLRGWL, via the coding sequence ATGTTCCAATACCTATCTAAGCTCTTGCCCCCGTTTTTTTATCCGTTGGGGCTGAGCTGTTTGTTGCTGCTGATTGGGGTGTTTACTTTTTGGCGGCGCGACTGGGGACGACGGCTGAGTTTTGCCTGTGTGCTGACGGCCCTCCTGCTGCTGTTGCTGAGCAGTAACAAAGCGCTGTCGGACAGTGCCGTGCGTTCGCTGGAGTGGCGCTATCGAGCGGATCAGACCACGCTGCCTAAAGCAGATGCGATCGTGGTTCTGGGAGGCGGCATCCAGGCCCAACTGCCACCTCGAACTTGGCCCGAGGTAGCGGAGGAAGGAGATCGAGTGATTTATGGGGCGAGGCTCTACCGGGCAGGCTTAGCGCCCTGGCTAGTCATGTCTGGCGGTCGGGTGGACTGGCTCGGCGTCGGTGGTCCGCCTGAGTCGGGCGATATGGCAGCGCTAGCTGAGGCGATGGGGGTTCCCCGCCGAGCCATTTTGGAGGAGCCAAGCTCCTTCAACACCTACGAGAACGCCCGCAATGTCAAGGCAATTCTGCAGGAGCGAGGCTTGCGGCGGGTGCTGCTGGTGACTAGCGCACTGCATATGCCCCGTTCGCTGGCTATCTTTGCCAAGCAGGGCATTGAGGCCATACCCGCGACAACCGATTATCTGGCGGTGGAGAGCCAAGCGCGTAAGAATGCTTGGGAGGCTGGGATTGACTGGCTACCCAATGCAGATGCGCTGCGCAACACCAGTCGCGCTCTGCGGGAATATGTGGGCCTTGGTGTGTACAAGCTGCGGGGCTGGCTTTAA